The following DNA comes from Bacteroidota bacterium.
TCTTTGGGATCTTTTTCTCCGGTTATATACTCTTCCGATACTCCATTAGCTCTTAATGCTCTCCATTTGTAATGATCGCCCGAAAGCCATACATCATATAGGTTATCGAACTTCTTATTATCGGCTATTTCTTTTGGATTTAAATGACAATGATAATCGATTATTGGCATTTTTTTTGCGTAATCGTGATACAGACGAACTGCTTGTTCGCTCTGTAGTAAAAAATTGTCATTAATATATTCCTTGGTTTTCATGGTAGCACTATTTTAATATTTTCTCACTCAAAATTAGCTTTATTAAATGAATTTTACCTTCCATCTAAAAGTAAATAAATATAATGATTTTACTTATCTAATCATGAATTTTCAAGATTGACAAATCTAACAATAGCCAATCGATTGTACAATATATTTGTAAAAAATAATTAGTAAGAAAACTGATAATAGCAATCTAAGTGGGTATTAGGTGGTTATTAAATAGGTTTAAGAGGGTGTTATTATAAATAGAACAATTAATAACCAACTAAAAAAAACAAATATCAACACAGTTCAATTAAACATCAAAATGCACCGTATCTTTTTATCTAACAGATTATTCTGAAATTTAATTGGAATAAAAGTTACTTAGTATATAATTCTTTTGCATTAAAATAAAGTACTTTTTTGATAAGCTCTTTTGCATCGTCAATATCCATATAACCTTCCTCTATTTTTTGTGAAAGTACTTTAGCCATTACATGTTGCATGGCAAGTAAACCACCGTAACTTTCTTCTGCCGTAAACGAATCACCACCCCATGTTACTTTATCAATAACTCCTACTTCTATTATTTCGTGGAAAAATCTTTCGGCTGCAGAAGTTGAAATTAACGGAAGCCAACACATATCGGGATAAATATTAGGGTAATTATGAGCTAATCCAAAAATATCTTCTATCCACGGATAACTACCATGAAACAACACAAATTTAGTTTTTGGATTGAGTTCAATAACTTCCCTCAACTGCATAGCATTCGATTTTTGTAACTTCGCTAAACCGGTATGTATTTGCAAAGGCATGTTAAGCTCAGCAGCTATCCTACTCAACTCAAAGAATAAATAATCCTGAAAGTCCTTAATTTCCTGATTTGTAACTTTTTTATTCTTTTTTGACAAAGCCAACTCTGCTTTTTCCTTAGATACAACAGTAAAATCTAAACCACGATCGTATGCTAATGCACATTTAATAGCTACCGCACCATCTTCTTTTTGCTTTACAATTTCGCGGTACATAAATTTAACATAATCATCGATATTACTTATCTCCTTACTATTGTTATACAACACAATTGAGTTATTTCCATTATGATCTTTTGCAAGGGGACTAAAACCATAAAAAAACGAGTTTACTCTAAAGGTTTTAGTAAATATCTCTGAATCGTTTACCCGCACTCCCGGATTTTTGAAATTA
Coding sequences within:
- a CDS encoding amidohydrolase family protein, translating into MKTIVLAVLTAFAVNASAQSYSTKNFNELISFAREQKVYNTHSHMNVRLDEGDFTLDVLLYSSYADWMGVKHEKNTESRKNYINKLKHNSYYVWLEKSLQEIYGFDDEISSENWDEISAKLVELRDKQFSEKILNDYCKYETVILDNFKNPGVRVNDSEIFTKTFRVNSFFYGFSPLAKDHNGNNSIVLYNNSKEISNIDDYVKFMYREIVKQKEDGAVAIKCALAYDRGLDFTVVSKEKAELALSKKNKKVTNQEIKDFQDYLFFELSRIAAELNMPLQIHTGLAKLQKSNAMQLREVIELNPKTKFVLFHGSYPWIEDIFGLAHNYPNIYPDMCWLPLISTSAAERFFHEIIEVGVIDKVTWGGDSFTAEESYGGLLAMQHVMAKVLSQKIEEGYMDIDDAKELIKKVLYFNAKELYTK